A portion of the Cryptomeria japonica chromosome 5, Sugi_1.0, whole genome shotgun sequence genome contains these proteins:
- the LOC131875886 gene encoding photosystem II CP47 reaction center protein-like — translation MSISGTSTYLLKVIQAFPGSMMWVTQRGNTLEFIGHRLKYGSATTPIKLFGPTHYQWDQGYFEQEIDQRVCAGLAENMSLLEAWSKIPEKLAFYDYIGNNLAKGGLFRVGAMDNGYGIAVGWLGHPIFKDKNGHELFVRRMPTFFETFPVVLVDEEGIVKADVPFRRAESKYSVEQVGVTVEFYGGELDGVSFGDLAIVKKYARRAQLGEIFELDQVKR, via the exons ATGTCGATTTCAGGTACAAGTACCTATTTGTTGAAGGTCATTCAAGCTTTTCCTGGGAGTATGATGTGGGTTACCCAGCGTGGAAACACGCTGGAATTCATTGGACATCGGCTTAAG TATGGTTCCGCAACCACTCCGATCAAATTATTTGGTCCTACTCATTACCAGTGGGATCAGGGATACTTCGAACAAGAAATAGATCAACGAGTTTGTGCCGGTTTGGCTGAAAATATGAGTCTATTAGAAGCTTGGTCAAAAATTCCCGAAAAACTTGCTTTTTATGATTACATTGGGAATAATCTAGCTAAAGGGGGGTTATTCAGGGTGGGTGCAATGGACAATGGATATGGAATTGCTGTTGGTTGGTTAGGACACCCTATTTTCAAAGATAAAAATGGACATGAGCTTTTTGTACGTCGTATGCCTACCTTTTTCGAAACATTTCCAGTCGttctagtagatgaagaaggaattgtgAAAGCCGATGTTCCTTTTAGGAGAGCAGAATCAAAATATAGTGTTGAACAAGTAGGTGTAACTGTTGAGTTCTATGGTGGTGAACTTGATGGAGTTAGTTTTGGTGATCTTGCTATAGTCAAAAAATATGCTAGACGTGCACAATTAGGTGAAATTTTTGAGTTAGATCAAGTAAAAAGGTGA
- the LOC131875887 gene encoding DNA-directed RNA polymerase subunit alpha-like: MNQNEIAVSMKIPELKCVESRTENKHFHYSRFTLSPLHKGQANTIGSAIRRVLLGEVEGTCITCAKFHNISNEYSVIIGIEESIHEILMNLKEIVLRSDAYRIREGSIHVVRPKKVTAQDIMLPPSVRIIDLPPMP; this comes from the coding sequence ATGAATCAGAATGAAATAGCAGTCTCAATGAAGATACCAGAATTGAAGTGTGTTGAATCCAGAACAGAGAATAAGCATTTTCATTATAGTCGTTTCACTCTATCTCCGCTTCACAAAGGTCAAGCTAATACAATAGGCAGCGCAATAAGAAGAGTTTTACTTGGAGAAGTAGAAGGAACATGTATCACATGTGCTAAATTTCACAATATATCAAACGAATATTCCGTAATAATAGGTATTGAAGAATCAATACATGAAATTTTGATGAATCTGAAAGAAATTGTACTTCGAAGTGATGCATACAGAATTCGAGAAGGATCTATCCATGTTGTTAGACCAAAAAAAGTAACCGCTCAAGATATCATGTTACCACCTTCTGTGAGAATAATCGATCTTCCTCCgatgccatag